The Candidatus Thermoplasmatota archaeon genome has a segment encoding these proteins:
- the rpe gene encoding ribulose-phosphate 3-epimerase: MVLIAPSILSADFSRLGEEIKAVERAGADWIHIDVMDGHFVPNITIGPMVVKHIRPSTSMPLDVHLMIVEPKKYIDAFADAGADFITVHAECSNHLNKLASEIRKKCKAGVALNPSTPLTSVENIIDDIDLLLIMTVNPGFSGQKFISSMLPKIKHARELIGDRDIYLQVDGGINSENVSSVIKAGADVLVAGSAVFGSDDYVGAIKSLK, encoded by the coding sequence ATGGTACTTATAGCCCCATCAATTCTTTCAGCCGACTTTTCAAGACTTGGCGAAGAAATAAAAGCGGTGGAAAGGGCCGGCGCCGACTGGATTCACATCGATGTGATGGACGGTCATTTTGTCCCAAATATAACAATCGGCCCTATGGTTGTGAAGCACATACGCCCTTCTACCAGCATGCCCCTTGATGTCCATCTGATGATAGTGGAGCCAAAAAAATATATTGATGCATTTGCGGATGCAGGAGCAGATTTTATTACTGTCCATGCCGAATGCAGCAACCACCTTAACAAACTTGCTTCAGAAATAAGGAAAAAATGCAAAGCAGGAGTTGCTCTCAATCCTTCAACTCCACTCACTTCTGTCGAAAACATCATCGACGATATAGACCTGCTTTTAATAATGACTGTCAATCCAGGATTCAGCGGGCAAAAATTTATTTCATCCATGCTGCCGAAAATAAAACATGCCAGGGAACTCATCGGCGACAGGGACATTTATCTGCAAGTGGACGGCGGCATCAATTCGGAAAATGTTTCCTCGGTGATAAAAGCTGGGGCGGATGTACTTGTCGCAGGCTCAGCGGTGTTCGGCAGCGACGATTATGTTGGGGCAATCAAAAGTTTGAAATAG